The following is a genomic window from Gemmatimonadota bacterium.
TTGTGAGCGCCCTCGACCGGCTCTCCGGCCGCCTGCGGGAACGGATCGGCGAGTCGCTTAAGACCATTCGCGGCGGCGAGCCGCTGGACCAGGTCACCACCGGCTCCCTCGAGGCGCTGCGCCTCTACACCGAGGCCGCGCGGCGGAGCGACGCGGGCGACAGCCCCGGCGCCGTTCCGCTGCTGGAGCAGGCCCTGGCCCTCGACAGCGGCTTTGCCATGGCGTGGCGCAAGCTCGCGGTGGCGCTCTCCAACGCGGCGGCGAGCGAGGATCGCATCATCGACGCCACCACCCGTGCCTACCAGCACCGCGACCGGCTCCCCGAGATCGAGCGGCTGTTCACCATCGCCTTCTACCACAACAAGGTCGACGCGGACCCCGCGCGCGAGGAGGCGGCCTATCGCCGCGTGCTGCTGCTCCGCCCCGACGATGCCGTGGCCGTCAACAATCTCGCCCTCCTGATGCTGAACCGGCTGCGCCCCGCCGTGGCCGAGTCGCTGGTCCGGCCCCTGGCCGCCTCCCGCGACTACCCCAACAACGCCGACCTGCAGCTCCTGGCCGCCGTGGGGGGGCAGGGACACTTCGACGAGGTCGACCGGATCCTCGGCGCCCGGCTCAAGGCCTTCCCCGATCACCCGCTGTACCTCTGGGCCCGGGGATTCACCAGCGGGGGAGCGCAGCGCTACCCCGAAGCCGAGCGTGCGTGGCTCGCCCTGGGCCTCAAGACGCGTGACAACGAGTGGCGCTTCCGGTCCGCGGTGGGCCTGGGCATGACGCTCCAGGTCCAGGGCAAGCTCGCCGATGCCGAGCGGCAGGCCCGCCAGGCCGCGACGACCGCGATGGCGCGGAGGCTCCCCGGAGCGGCACTGGAAGTCCAGGCGGGACTGGCCCGGGCGTACCTGCTGTTCCGCCAGGATACGGCCGGCGCCCTGCGCCTGCTCGAGGAGGGGCTGCGGGCCTACCCTCTTGATTCCATCCCGCGCTACGACCGCCCGCTCGCGGCCCTCTCCGTGGCCCACGCCGTCGCCGGCCAGACCGCGCGGGCCCGGGCGGCGCTGGAGCGGTACGAGGCCGAGGTGCCCATCGGCGTGCGTCGCGGGCGCTGGTCGTGGTACGAGGCGCGAGGCTGGCTGGCGCTGGCGGAGGGGCGGGCCCAGGATGCCGTCGCGGCCTTCACGGCCGGACGCCTGGTGGACGGCTGCCCCGATTGCGGCAACTGGGAGGAGGGGCTGGCCTTCGAGCGCGCCAACCAGCCGGACTCCGCCCTCGCCGCCTACCAGCGGGCGGTGGCCATCGGCTCCACCTGGAAGCCCAACGGCGATATCTGGGGCCTCGGCCCGAGCCTCCAGCGCCTCGGCGAGCTGTACGAGAGCCGCGGCGACACGGCCCGTGCCCTCGAGGCCTACTCCCGGCTGCTGGAGCTCTGGAAGGACGCGGATCCGGTGCTGCAGCCCGCGGTGACCGCGGTGCGCGCCCGGATGGCACACCTGACCGGAGAAGCGAAGTGACCCTGCCCCGTCGCGACTTCCTCGCCACCGGCGCCGCCGGGCTCGGCGCCCTGGGGCTTGGCCGCGGGTGGCCCGCCCTCGAGGGAATGGTCCGCGTCCTGCCAAGCGCTCCAGGTGACATGCGCTGGTGGCGCGAGGCGCGCTTCGGGATGTTCGTCCACTGGGGGCTCTACGCCATCCTCGGCGGCGAGTACGGCGGCCGCACCGACTACGGCGAGTGGATCCGCAACAACGCGCACATCCCCCTCGCCGAGTACGACCGGCTGGTGGCCCGGTTCAACCCGTCGGGCTTCGACGCCAACCAGTGGGCGGCGCTCGCGCACGAGGCGGGGATGGGCTACCTCACCATCACCACCAAGCACCACGACGGCTTTGCCCTCTTCGACTCCGCCCTCACCGATTTCTGCGTGCGCTCCACCCCGTTCAAGCGCGACATCATGCACGAGGTGGCCGCCGCCTGCCGCCGCCACGGCGTCCGTCCCTGCTGGTACCACTCCATCATGGACTGGCACCACCCCGACTACCTCCCGCGCCGCGACTGGGAGGCCGAGACCCGCTCGGCGGAGGGGGCGCGGTACGCCCGCTACGAGGCGTACCTGCACGGGCAGGTCAGCGAGCTGCTCACCCGCTACGGCGACATCGGCGTGATGTGGTTCGACGGCCAGTGGGAGGGCACCTGGACCCAGGCGATGGGCCGGCGGCTCTACGACAAGTGCCGCGCGCTGCAGCCGGCGGTCATCGTGAACAACCGGGTCAACGGCTGGTCGGCCACCCCGGTGCCGCCCGAGGCGCAACTGGGTGACTTCCGCACCCCGGAGCAGGAGATCCCGGCCACCGGCTGGCCGGGCGTGGACTGGGAGTCGTGCATCACGATGAACCGTAACTGGGGCTACAACAGCCACGACCACGACTTCAAGTCCGTGGAGCAGCTGGTCGGGATGCTGGTGGAGACGGCGTCGAAGGGCGGCAACCTGCTGCTCAACGTGGGGCCGAAGCCGGACGGGAGCTTCCCGGAGGAGAGCGTGGAGCGGCTCCGCGCCATGGGCCGCTGGATGGCGGTGAACGGCGAGGCGATCCGCGGCACCAGCGCCTCGCCGTTTGCCCGGGCGCCGTTCCGCGCCACCAGCAAGCCCAGCCGCCTCTACCTCTTCCTCGGTGAGTGGCCGGGGGCGGAGCTGCGGGTGCCGGGCCTGCGCACCCCCATCCACCGCGCCACGCTGCTCGGCGATCCGGCGCGCGGCCCGCTGGCCTGGACCGCGGGGCCGGAGGGGATGACCGTGCAGCTGCCGGGCGCGCCGCCCGATGGCCCCTGGCCGGTGGTCCGGCTGGAGTTCGACCGGACCCCCGAGGTGACCGGCTAGGCCGCTAGGCGTCCATCACGTCGGGGAAGAGCCGGGCCGCACAGACCGGGCAGAGCGAGTGGGAGCATTCGATCCCCGCCGTGTGCCAGAGGTACTCCTCGATCGGCCGCCACTCGCCCACCGCCGTGCGGGTCTTCTTGCACTGGGCGCAGATGGGCACCAGTCCCTGCAGCACACCGCCGGCCCCGGCGCGCTCCATGGCCTTCCGCCGCACCGCCGTCACGTCGCTGAACGACACCACCACCTGGGTGGCGCGCCCGTCGCCGCCGACCGCGGGGATCGCGTTGACCACCAGCCAGGTGATGCCGCCGGCCGCGGAGGTCACCCCCACCACCCGGTCCCACACCGGGCGCGCGGTCTGCAGCGCCACCATGGCGGGGTGATCCGAGGGCGGCACCGGGCGTTCATCCTCGCCCAGCAGCAGCCAGTATGGATTGAAGGAGGTGAGCCCCTGGAGTTGCCCCTCGCTCGCGCCGAGCAGCTCGCGCGCCGCCCGGTTGGCGAGCACGATGCCGGCATCCGCCGCATGCACCACCACGCCCACGGCCAGGCCGTCGAGTACCGCGCGGTAGCGGGCCTCGCTCTCGCGCAGCCGCTCCTCCGCCAGCCGGCGCCGGGTCACGTCGCGGGTCACCGAGTGGATCTCCTGCACCTCGCCGGTGCCCGGGTCGCGGATGGCCCGCACCGAACACTCGAACCAGAGGTATGTGCCGTCCTTGGCCCGCAGCCGATGGGTGATGACGGTGGAGACGCCCGACTGGCGCAGCGCCTCGTGGGCCTGCTGCGCGAGCCCCAGCTCGTCGGGGTGGAACAGGTCGAAGACGGGCCGTCCCACCAGCTCAGCGGGTTCGTAGCCGAGCAGGCGCGCCGCGGCGGGAGAGGCGTACCGGTACACCCCGTCCGGCGCGTGGCAGGAGAGCAGGTCCCCGGCCGACTCGGCCAGGCTGCGCAGGCCGGCGTCGTCCGGAGTGTGGGCTGACAATGCGGTCGTCATGGCGGGCGCCCTCAGGGGGAGAGGCCAGTCCGTGGTGGGAGAACCTACCGGACCAACGTAGGACCGCCTGACAGGCAGCGCAATACGGCCCGCGACAGCGAGGGATCACCGTGAAGGGATCTTCGCCGACCGGGCCGATTCGATGAAGGCTCCTTGCCTGCGCTCGCGCTCGAACCCGCACGACGGCCCCGGACACCCGCCCCGGCGTGCCGGTGCTGATGGGCACCACGGCTTGCCATCCGGGTCGTATGGGCTGACCTACGCCGCGTCGTGCCGCCGATGACGCTGCCGTTCTGGATCATGTCCACTTCGATCGAGAGGTCCTGCCCCGTGCCACCCTGCAGAAAGCCCACCGGGGGCGGATTCCAGATCCACGCACGGCGCAAGACGACATCAGGATGCTCCAGGCCGCAATAGGGGATGCGGTGGTGCGCTGACCCTGATGTTGGCACACAGCATGACGAATGAAGCACTGTCTCATAAAGCACTGCACAACAGTAAGTTAGCGAGCGCGCCAGAGCAGGCGGGAAACCTGAATTTCCGCGCCGGGCCCGGCACTTCTCCTGTTGGGCTGGCCCGGTCACCGGGCGGCGGTAGATTCGCTGCACCCCGAGGAGAGCCCATGTCCCGATCCACCGCCCGCTGGCTGCTCGCGCTGCTCCTGCTTCCGACCATCCCGGCCGCGGGGCAGGCCCGCCTGGCGCCCGCCGGACCCCGCTTCGAGGTGACCTTTCCCGCCGCCCGCAGCGTCACGGCGCTCGACGGCCGCCTGCTCCTCATGCTGAGCACCGACAGCAGCACCGAGCCCCGCTTCCAGGTGGGCGACCAGGAAGACACCCAGCTGATCTTCGGCATCGACGTGGAGAGCTGGCTTCCGGGGAAGCCGCGCACCGTGGACGCGCGCGCGCCCGGCTACCCCGTGGCGCGGCTCACCGACCTCCCCGCCGGGCGGTACCGGGTGCAGGCGCTCCTCAACCGCTACGAGACCTTCCGTCGCGCCGATGGCCACGTGGTGAAGCTCCCCCCCGATCGCGGCGAGGGGCAGCAGTGGAACAGCAAGCCCGGGAACCTCTACAGCGCGCCGCGCTGGATCACCCTCGATCCGCGCCGGCCCGAGACCTTCCGCGTGGCGCTGGCGGAGGAGATCCCGCCCGTCGCCCCGCCGGCCGACACGAAGTACGTACGCCACGAGCGCATCCAGTCGAAGCTGCTCTCCGACTTCTGGGGCAAGCCGATGTACCTCGGCGCCCACGTGCTGCTCCCCGCCGGGTTCGACGAGCACCCCGACGCCCGCTACCCGCTGTTCATCGATCACGGGCACTTCCCCGCCGACTTCGAGCCGTGGCGCGAGACCCCGCCCGACCCGAACCTCGCCCCCGACTACAGCGCGCGCTTCGACCTGCACGGCTACAACCGGATCCAGCAGGAGTACGCGCACCAGTTCTACAAGGACTGGACCGGCCCAGGCTTCCCCCGCGTGCTGCTGATCCAGATCCAGCACCCCACGCCGTACTACGACGACTCCTACGCCGTGAACTCCGCCGCCAACGGTCCCTACGGCGACGCGATCATGCGCGAGCTGGTGCCCTACCTGGAGCGGAAGTACCGCGGCCTCGGGCAGGGGTGGGCCCGCTTTGCCTACGGCGGTTCCACCGGCGGGTGGGAGGCGATGGCGGTGCAGATGTTCTATCCCGACGAGTTCAACGGGGCCTGGGCCGCCTGCCCCGACCCCATCGACTTCCGGCAGTACATGACGATCAACATCTACGCCGACAGCAACGCCTACCGGAGCGGCGGGCCGTGGAAGTGGGTGGAGCGGCCCGGGCACCGGAACTACCTGGGGCACGTCCAGACCACCGTGCGGCAGATGAACCAGCTGGAACACGTGCTGGCCAGCCGCGGGCGCTCCGGCGGGCAGTGGGACATCTGGCAGGCCGTCTACTCCCCCCTCGACGCCGCCGGCTACCCGGCGCCCATCTGGGACAAGGTCACCGGCCGCATCAACCCGTCGGTCGCGGACTACTGGCGCGAGCACTTCGACCTGGGCCACATCCTGGCCCGGGACTGGTCCACCCTGGGGCCGAAGATCAACGGCAAGCTCCACATCTATGTGGGCGAGGGCGACAACTACTTCCTCAACAACGCCGTCTACCTGGTGGAACGGCGGCTCCGCGACCTGGGCAGCCCGGCGCCCGACATCGAGGTGGACTACGAGCCGCGCGCCGAGCACTGCTGGAACGGCGACCATACCCGCCCCAACGCCTACAGCCGCCTGCGCTACGCCCAGATGTTCATCCCGCGGGCCATGGACCAGATCCGCAAGCGCCACCCGGCGTGGGCGGACACCCTGAGCTGGCGGTACTAGGCATGTCCCTGGACGCGGAATCCCTGATCCGGCAGCTCGAGGCCACCGGCGACTACCGGGTGCTGCGCCGCTTCGCGCCGCGCGAGCGCTACGGTGAGGCGGGGCCGGGCGGCGTGCGGCAGGGGCTGGTGGTCGATGTGGAGACCACCGGCCTCGACCCGGTGGCCGATGCGATCATCGAGCTCGCCGCGGTGCCGTTCACCTTCAGCCCCGCCGATGGCGTGGTGATCGCCGTGGAGCCGCCGGCCACCTGGCTCGAGGACCCGGGTCGCCCCATCCCCCGCGAGGTGGTGGAGCTGACGGGCATCACCCAGGAGATGGTGACGGGGCAGCGGATCGATGACGCCGCCGCCACCGCGCTGGTGGAGCGCGCCGACCTGGTCATCGCCCACAATGCCGCCTTCGACCGCAGGTTCCTCAACCGGCGGCTGCCGGCGTGCGCCCAGAAGCCCTGGGCCTGCTCCCAGCGCGAGATCCCCTGGAAGCGGGAGGTCGGCGCGTCGGCGGCGCTCGAGTTCCTGCTGGTCAAGCACGCCGGGATGTTCTTCCAGGGCCACCGCGCCGCGGTGGACTGCCAGGCGCTGGTCCACCTGCTGGCCACCCCCCTCGCCTCGGGGGGCACCCCGCTCCGCTGGCTGCTCGAGAGCGCCCGCCGCACCACCGCGCGCATCTGGGCGGTGGACGCGCCCTACGACGCCAAGGACGCCCTCAAGACCCGTGGCTACAGCTGGAACGGCGGTGGCGACGGCCGGCCCAAGGCCTGGTTCCGTGAGGTGCCCAAGGAGGATCTCGAGGCCGAGAAGGCCTGGCTGGCCGCCAACGCCTACGGCGGCCGCCCCGGGAATCCCCGGGTGGACCCGCTCACCGCGAAGACCCGCTACTCCGAGTGACCGCCGATCCCCTGGAGCAGGTCTTCGACCTGCTGGCCGACGGCCGCGAGGCCGAGGCGCACGCGCAGCTCGACCTCCTGATCCGGGAGGAGCCGTGGAACGGGCCGCTGCACGCCATCCGCGCCCTGCTGCGGGTGGACCAGGGCCGCCTGGACGACGCGGCGCGCGATGCCGCCACCGGCGTGGAGCTGGCGGAGGACAACGGCTTCAGCCACTACGCCGTGGCGGCGGTGGCGCTGGCCCGGGAGGAGTATCCCGCCGCCATCACCGCGGCGCGGGAAGCCCAGCGGCTCGCCGCGGGCTACCTCGAGGCCGCGCTCCTCGAGGCGCGCGCCCAGGCGGCGGCCGGGCGCTGGCCGGAGGCGGTGGAGCTCACCCGCCAGGTCCTCGAGCAGGAGCCGGACAACGACGAGGCGGCGCTGCTGCACACGCTCGCCGCCGGCGCGGTGCGGGGCGGGGGCCTCGACCGCGAGGCCTGGCGCGCGCTCGCCGACCGGTTCCCGCTCAACCCGGTGGCGCGCGCCGGCGCCGGCTGGACCCGGCTCAGTGCGGGGCACTACAAGGACGCGCGGGTGGAGTTCGAGCAGGCCCTCGCCATCGACCCGTCGCTGCCGTGGGCGCGCGAGGGGCTGCTCGTCGCCCTCAAGGCCCGCAACCCCGTCTACGCCCTCCTGCTCCGCGCCTTCACCTGGCTGGGCCGCTTCCCGGTGCGCACCCGCCGGCTGCTGCTCCTCGCCGGCTTCCTCGGGTACAACCTGCTGCGCCGCGTGGTCGGCGATCACCCCGCCCTGGGCTGGGTCATCTGGCCGCTCCTTGCGGTGTACATCGCCTTCGTGGTGCTCAGCTGGCTGGCCGACCCGCTGCTCAACCTCGTCCTCCTCGCCGGGCGCGAGGGGCGGCAGCTGCTCGGCCGCGACGAGCGCCACGCCGCACTCCTCGTGGGCGGCTGCCTCGGCCTGGGTGTGGCACTCGGGATCGCGGCGGCGATCACCGGCTGGGACGGCGGCTACCTGAGCGCGCTGGGCGTCGGGTTCACCAGCTTTGCCGTGGCCGCCGCGTGGAACCGCGCCGGCCGCCGTCGCGCCTTCCTCCAGGGCGTCACCGCCGTGGCCTTCCTGGCGGCCATCGGCAGCGGCCTCGTCGCCTCACCATGGGCGGAGGGGCTCTTCCTGCTCACCATCCTCGGCATCGCCATCACCACCTGGACCAGCAGCCTCGCTGGTGAGGGCCCCGCCGAGGCCCACGAGCGTGCGGCACCCTGAGGCCCCACCCGTGCCGGCCGGCATCCCCAATCAGCTATCATTCGCCATGCATCCCGATACCCGCATCCTCCACGCCGGGTACCCGTCCAACCGGACGCCCGGCCCGTACCTCCCCGGCCCCGCCTTCGCGGGTACCTACGTGGCGCCGGGCGATCCCGCCCAGCACCCGCTCACCTACGGCCGGTTCCACAACCCCACCTGGCTCGCGTGGGAAGCCGCACTGGCGGAGCTCGATGGCGGCGAGGCGATCGCCTTTGCCTCCGGGATGGCGGCGGTCTCCGCGGTGTTCGGCGTGGTGCTCCAGCCCGGTGACACGCTGGTGCTCCCCACCGACTGCTACTACACCACCCGCATCCTCGCCCGGGACTGGCTGCCGAAGCTCGGCATCACCGTGCGCACCGCCTCTACCCGCGCCGACGCCCTCGGCGCGCACCTGGCGGGCGCGCGGCTCCTCTGGCTCGAGACGCCCTCCAACCCCGAGCTCGAGGTCTGCGACATCGCGGCGCTGGCCACGGCCGCGCGGCGCGAGGGGTGCCTCGTGGCGGTGGACAACACCACCGCGACCGCCTTCCTGCAGGACCCGCTCGCGCTGGGCGCCGACATCACCATGGCCTCCGACACCAAGGCGCTCACCGGCCACGCCGACGTCACGCTGGGCCACCTGAGCACCCGCGACGCCGAACTCGCGACGAGGCTCCGCACCTGGCGCACCCAGCACGGCGCCACCCCGGGACCGATGGAGGTGTGGCTGGCGCATCGCTCGCTGGCCACCCTGCCGCTCCGTCAGGCGCGCCAGTGCGCCACCGCGCTCGCGCTCGCGGAGCGGCTCGCGACGCGGCGGGACGTGGCGCGGGTCTGCTACCCCGGGCTGGCCTCGCACCCGGGGCACGAAGTGGCCAAGCGGCAGATGCGCGCCTACGGCTCGGTGCTGAGCTTCGACCTGGTCACCCAGGAGCGGGCCGAGCGGTTCCTCGGGAGCCTGACGCTGGTGCGGGAAGCCACCAGCTTCGGGAGCGTCCACTCGAGCGCCGAGCGCCGCGCCCGCTGGGGCGGCGACGCGGTGAGCGAGGGGTTCATCCGGTTCTCCTGCGGCACCGAGTACCCGGACGACCTGATCGCCGACGTCGAGCAGGCGCTGGGGTAGGGCGGTAGGGCGGTAGGGCGGTAGGGCGGTAGGGCGGTAGGGCGGTAGGGCGGTAGGGCGGTAGGGCGGTAGGGCGGTAGGGCGGTAGGGCGGTAGGGCGGTAGGGCGG
Proteins encoded in this region:
- a CDS encoding alpha-L-fucosidase, translated to MTLPRRDFLATGAAGLGALGLGRGWPALEGMVRVLPSAPGDMRWWREARFGMFVHWGLYAILGGEYGGRTDYGEWIRNNAHIPLAEYDRLVARFNPSGFDANQWAALAHEAGMGYLTITTKHHDGFALFDSALTDFCVRSTPFKRDIMHEVAAACRRHGVRPCWYHSIMDWHHPDYLPRRDWEAETRSAEGARYARYEAYLHGQVSELLTRYGDIGVMWFDGQWEGTWTQAMGRRLYDKCRALQPAVIVNNRVNGWSATPVPPEAQLGDFRTPEQEIPATGWPGVDWESCITMNRNWGYNSHDHDFKSVEQLVGMLVETASKGGNLLLNVGPKPDGSFPEESVERLRAMGRWMAVNGEAIRGTSASPFARAPFRATSKPSRLYLFLGEWPGAELRVPGLRTPIHRATLLGDPARGPLAWTAGPEGMTVQLPGAPPDGPWPVVRLEFDRTPEVTG
- a CDS encoding cystathionine gamma-lyase; its protein translation is MHPDTRILHAGYPSNRTPGPYLPGPAFAGTYVAPGDPAQHPLTYGRFHNPTWLAWEAALAELDGGEAIAFASGMAAVSAVFGVVLQPGDTLVLPTDCYYTTRILARDWLPKLGITVRTASTRADALGAHLAGARLLWLETPSNPELEVCDIAALATAARREGCLVAVDNTTATAFLQDPLALGADITMASDTKALTGHADVTLGHLSTRDAELATRLRTWRTQHGATPGPMEVWLAHRSLATLPLRQARQCATALALAERLATRRDVARVCYPGLASHPGHEVAKRQMRAYGSVLSFDLVTQERAERFLGSLTLVREATSFGSVHSSAERRARWGGDAVSEGFIRFSCGTEYPDDLIADVEQALG
- a CDS encoding 3'-5' exonuclease, which translates into the protein MSLDAESLIRQLEATGDYRVLRRFAPRERYGEAGPGGVRQGLVVDVETTGLDPVADAIIELAAVPFTFSPADGVVIAVEPPATWLEDPGRPIPREVVELTGITQEMVTGQRIDDAAATALVERADLVIAHNAAFDRRFLNRRLPACAQKPWACSQREIPWKREVGASAALEFLLVKHAGMFFQGHRAAVDCQALVHLLATPLASGGTPLRWLLESARRTTARIWAVDAPYDAKDALKTRGYSWNGGGDGRPKAWFREVPKEDLEAEKAWLAANAYGGRPGNPRVDPLTAKTRYSE
- a CDS encoding PAS domain S-box protein, whose product is MTTALSAHTPDDAGLRSLAESAGDLLSCHAPDGVYRYASPAAARLLGYEPAELVGRPVFDLFHPDELGLAQQAHEALRQSGVSTVITHRLRAKDGTYLWFECSVRAIRDPGTGEVQEIHSVTRDVTRRRLAEERLRESEARYRAVLDGLAVGVVVHAADAGIVLANRAARELLGASEGQLQGLTSFNPYWLLLGEDERPVPPSDHPAMVALQTARPVWDRVVGVTSAAGGITWLVVNAIPAVGGDGRATQVVVSFSDVTAVRRKAMERAGAGGVLQGLVPICAQCKKTRTAVGEWRPIEEYLWHTAGIECSHSLCPVCAARLFPDVMDA